AATAGCAAAGAATAACAGAATTATTACTATTATATATGATTCAAATACATCTATAGGGAAACAAGCTTTAGCTTATTTACAGGCTACTAAAAAGGAAATAAAGGCTTTTGACATTTCTAAAGCTTCTTTGACAGGAACGCAATGGGCGGAAGTAGCCAAAGGGCTTGATAAGATGATGGGCGAGATTGTTCAAAAAAATCATGGTGATTTCAAAAAGAAATTCGGTTCAAATTCGGTCGATTTTGATTTTAACGATTGGGTACGTATTCTTCAAAATGAATCAAATATTTTGAAACAACCTATACTGGTCGTCAATAAGCATTTTTTTCAGATTACAAGTCCATCTGAAATAATGCATTTTCTTGAAGCGCAGAGCGCAGCTATTAAAAAGCCATATAATAAAGAAAAGTGAGTTCGAAGAAATTTATATTTCCAACCTGCCTTTAATACGCTTATCTATTTTGCGCTTTTTAATCGTGACGCGCTTCATCCAATCCATTAGGTTTTTGTCTTTATTGGCTTTATATATCTCGTTTAAACCTAAAACAATTTTTTTTGCCTCTCGCGAAGCACTTACCCTATCACTTGTGCTCATGTGAGACATTTTCCTTTTTTCAAACTCGCATGCCTTTTCTATCCAATCCATGATTTTAATTTTGTTCATTAAATATACTAAAATATTAAACAAAAAGTCTTAAATTTAAGGCAATACTTTAATCGAGCTAGTAAGAAAATCTATGGAATCAATAATTAATTCATAATTCGTTTTAGTTATTTACTACCCAAATTCCATTTATGTGTTAGAAACATTGGAAACTCAATTATAGGACAGCTATTCTGAGCATTTCTGGCTGTTAGTAATATGAATAGATATTTCTAAAGTTTAAACTCTTTACAGGAACATGATATATTTAGAAAATTTATTCACCACACTATATGCTGCACTTCTATCCGAAAATACGCGTGAGAAAATAGAAAAAACGATTCTATCCATTGCCCTTTTTAGTTTTTTTGTCCATTTAATACTAATCTATTTAGTAAAAATGGATATTATCCCAAATTTTAATGAATCCGAGTTACTGCAGAATCCTATATCTTCTATTTACACGCCTTTTTCTTTCATTTTAGTTTATGAAGTTTATTTATTAATTTTTTATCTACCTAAATCATTTACCACGTATATAACAAAGCAATATGAAATAATTACGCTT
This sequence is a window from Maribacter aestuarii. Protein-coding genes within it:
- a CDS encoding arsenate reductase family protein, which produces MSAIAKNNRIITIIYDSNTSIGKQALAYLQATKKEIKAFDISKASLTGTQWAEVAKGLDKMMGEIVQKNHGDFKKKFGSNSVDFDFNDWVRILQNESNILKQPILVVNKHFFQITSPSEIMHFLEAQSAAIKKPYNKEK